The following is a genomic window from Opitutus sp. GAS368.
GTGGCACGCATGAGGTCGAAAGCGGAACGTTCTGGCGCAAGTTGTCCCTCCACCTGTGACACAATGTGCATCACGTGGGAGTAGCGCTCGATGGTCTTGAATTCGGGCACCTGGATCGTGCCGTAGCTGCAAACGCGGCCGATATCGTTGCGGGCCAGGTCAACCAACATGAGATGTTCCGCCAGTTCCTTCTCGTCGGCGAGCAGGTCCCTTTCAAAGGCGAGATCCTCGGGCGTCGTCTTGCCGCGCGGCCGGGTGCCGGCGATGGGGCGGATCTCGACCTTGCGGCCGGTGAGGCGCACATGCACCTCGGGCGACGCGCCGACCAGCGCGAAGTCGCCGGTCTCGAGCAGGAACATGTAGGGCGACGGGTTCACCGTGCGGAGGGCGCGATACAGATCGAGCGGTGACTGCCTGAATTCGCGCGAGAAGCGCTGCGAGAGCACGATCTGGAAGATGTCGCCGGCCCGGATGAATTCCTTCGAGTCGTCGACCATCTTCTCGAAGGCGGCCTTGGTGAAATTTCCCGCGGGCACCTGCACGGGGCCGGTGTCGCCGAGCGTGGAGGAGGCGAGGGCGCCCGGCCGGGCCAGGGCGGCCTGCATCCGCTGCAGCTCGGCGCAGGCGGCATCATAGGCCGCGCCGGCGTCGGTGCCGGTGTGGGCGTTGACGATGAGCCGCATCGTCTGGTGGGCGCGGTCGAAGGCCAGGACCGAGTCGCACAGCATGAACCACATCATGGGCACGCCGAGTTCATCCCGGGCGGCCAGCGGCACGGTCTTCTCGACACTGTGGATGAATTCGTAGCCCAGGTAGCCGACGGCGCCGCCGGTGAAAGGCGGCAGGCCCGGCACCGCGACGGGCTGGTATTGGGCCAGCTCGGCCTGCAGGGCGGCGAGGGGATCGGCGTCGCCGGGCTGGGCGCGGAAAATCTTGCGCGGGTTGCAGCCGATGAAGCTGTAGCGGGAGACGTTCTCGCCGCCCTCGACCGACTCCAGCAGGAAGGCCGGCCCGGTGCCGCGGAGCTTGGCGTAAGCCGAGACGGGGGTCTCCAAATCGGCGAGCAGGTCGGCCCGCACCGGGATGACATTGCCCTGCCGGCTCAGGCGCAGGAACTCCTCGCGCGTGGGAACGACTTGCATGGCTACTCGACGGTGACGGACTTCGCCAGGTTGCGCGGCTTGTCTACGTCGCGCTTCAGCTCCACGGCAATGTAGTAGCTCAGCAATTGGACCGGCACCGTGGCGACGATGGGCAGCACGGCCTCGTGGCACTCGGGGATGCGGATGACCTCGTCGGCCAGGCCGGCGGGCAGGTCGCACTTGTCGGTGGCGACGGCGATGATCTTCCCCTTGCGGGCCTTGATCTCCTGCATCGAGGACACGACCTTGTTGAACATCTCGCCCGACGGCACAAAGAAGACCGAGGGACACTGCTCGCTGATGAGCGCGATCGGACCATGTTTCATCTCGGCGGCGGGATAGCCCTCGGCGTGGATGTAGGAAATCTCCTTGAGCTTGAGCGCGCCCTCCAAGGCGACGGGGAAGAGGGAAAGCCGGCCGAGGAAGAGGAAGTCGTGGTAATGGGCGTAGCGCCGGGCGATTTCCTTGATGTGCGGGGCCTGCTCCAGTGCCTGGCGCACGAGGTCGGGCACGCCCTTGAGGGCCTTGACGTATTCCGCGCCATCGCTGAAACTCATGTCGCGCATGCGCCCGAGGTAGAGCGCCAGCATGGCGCCGACGAGCAGCTGCGAGGTGAACGCCTTGGTCGAGGCCACGCCGATCTCGGGACCGACGTGCTGGTAGACGCCACCGTCGGCCTCGCGGGCGATGGAGGAGCCGACGACATTGTTGATCGCCAGGACCTTGTAGCCCTTGCGCTTGGCCTCGCGCATGGCGGCGAGCGTGTCGATCGTCTCACCCGACTGGCTGACGGTCAGAAACAGCGTATTGTTGCCCAGGGGCATGTTCCGGTAGCGGAACTCCGAGGCGTAATCGACCTCGACCGGCACGCGGGCGAAGCGCTCGATCAGGTGCTCGGTCACGAGGCAGGCGTGCCACGCACTGCCGCAGGCGAGCAGGTGGAAGCGGTCCACCTGGCGCAGGTCGACGGCGGAGATGTTCAGGCCGCCAAATTGGGCGGTGCTGCCGTCCTCGGAGAAGCGGCCGCGCATGGTGTTCTCGAGCGCGGCGGGCTGCTCGAAGATCTCCTTTTCCATGAAGTGGGCATGGCCGTTGAGTTCGGAGTCCTCGATCTTCCACGTGATCTTGTCGACCACGGGCGACACGTCCTCGGCCTCGAGGGTCGTGATGGAGAAATTTTTCGCCGTCATGTGCAGGAGCTCGCCGTCCTTGAGGTAGACGACGTTCTGCGTGCGGCTGATGATGGCGGCGACGTCGCTGGCGAGCATCAGCTCGCCGTCGCCGACGCCGAGGATGAGGGGCGAGCCCTTGCGGGCGGAGACGATTTCGGCCGGGCAGTCGCCGCACATCACGGCGATGCCGTAGGTGCCCTCGACGTGGCGGAGACTCTTGCGCACGGACTCGAGGAAGCGGCTGGCCTCCTTGACGTCCGGCTCCTTCTGGTAATGATAAGCGATGAGATTGCAGAGCACCTCGGTGTCGGTCTCGGACTGGAAGGTGTAGCCCTTGGGGAGGAGGAATTTCTTGATGCTGGCGTAGTTCTCGATGACGCCGTTGTGGATCAGGGCAATCTTGCCGTCGCTGCTGACGTGCGGGTGGGCGTTGGCATCGGTGACGCCGCCGTGGGTGGCCCAGCGGGTGTGGCCGATGCCGGTGGTGCCGGTGATCTTCTGGGCCGGGGTGGCCTTGATCAGACCCTCGACCCGGCCGGTCTTCTTGGCGACCTCGAAGCGCCCGGCCTGCTGGATGGCGATGCCGGCGGAATCATAGCCGCGATACTCGAGGCGTTTGAGTCCTTCGAGGATGATGGCCGAGGCCTTTTGTTTGCCGATGTAGCCGACGATGCCGCACATAAATGGGTTTAAGCTGGCGATTTCTGACGGTCTTCAAATCATTCCGCAAGGAATTAGAACCCCCACCTTTACCCCATGGCCGAATCCAAGAAAATCCTTTCCGTGATCATGGGCGGCGGGCGCGGGACACGGCTGTTCCCGCTGACCAAGGAGCGCTGCAAGCCGGCCGTGCCCCTCGCGGGCAAATACCGCCTCGTCGACATTCCGATCAGCAACTGCCTCAACTCGGGCTGCAACCGGATCTTTGTCCTCTCCCAGTTCCTCACGGCTTCGCTGCACCGGCACATCCAGAAAAGCTACCAGTTCGACCCGTTCGGCGGCGGCTTCATCGACATCCTCTCGGCCGAGCAGACGGAGAAGAGCAACGCCTGGTATGAGGGCACGGCCGACGCCGTGCGCCGCAACCTCGTCCACTTCCACCGCCACGGGCATGACTTTGTCCTGATCCTTTCGGGCGACCAATTGTATCGGATGGATTTCAGCAAGATTGTGGACCAGCACGTCGCGACGGGCGCGGATGTGACCATCGCCGCGATCCCATTCCCCATCTCCAAGGTCGAGGGTCTCGGTCTCATGCGCGTGGCGGACGACCTCTCGATCGCCGCGTTCGTCGAGAAACCCAAGGACCCCGCCATCATCCAGGGGCTGGCCATCAGTCCGACGCTGCAGGCGAAACTCACGACCACGAGCACCGAGAAGCACTGTCTCGCCTCGATGGGCATCTACGTCTTCAGCCGCGAGGCGTTGCGCGACTCGCTCGACAACAACATGAAGGATTTCGGCAAGGAGGTCATCCCGGCGCTCCTGGGCAAGAAGAAGCTCTTCAGCCACATCTTCGAGGGCTACTGGGAGGACATCGGCACGGTGAAGGCGTTCTTCGACGCCAACCTCGCGCTCGCACAGCCGCTGCCGCCGTTCAACTTCTTCGACCGCAGCGCCCCGATCTACACGCATCCCCGCTACCTGCCCGCGTCCAAGGTCAACAAGTGCAACATCGATCACGTGGTCCTCGGCGACGGCTGCCTGGTCACGGACTCGACGCTCAAGCACTGCGTCATCGGCATCCGTTCCATCCTGGGCGAGAACTCCCACCTCGAGGATGTGGTGATGATGGGCGCCGACTATTACCAGACGGAGAAGGAGGTGCTGGCGGACAAGGCGCACAACCGCCCGTCCATCGGCGTCGGCCGCAACTGCCGCATCCACCATGCGATCATCGACAAGAACGCCCGCATCGGCGACGGCGTGTCACTCTCGCCGGCCGGCAAGGCCGACGGAGATTACGCCCACGGGGTCGTCATCCGTGACGGCATCCTCTGCGTGATCAAGGGCGCGGTGATCCCGTCAGGCTTTGTGCTGTGAGCTCCGCGCGGCGAGGGCGATGAGCACAAAGCCGCCGGCCACGAGGAAGACCGAATAAAAAGTCCCCCGACTCAGACCGAGGATGAGCGCGGCGTCCGGCTCGCGGAAGATCTCGCAGACGGCCCGGGCCAGCGAGTAGGCGAGGAGAAATTCGCCGGACAACCGCCCGGGCTGCTGCCGGGCGACATCGGTTTTCCAGAAACGCCATTGGACGAAGGCGAACAGCACCAGGCCCTCCAGGGCGGCCTCATAGAGCTGCGAGGGATGACGCGGCATGAGCGGCGCCGGGCTGGCGGGAAAGAGGACCGCCCACGCCACCCGTGAGGGTTTGCCCCAGAGTTCACCGTTGATGAAGTTGGCCACCCGGCCGCAGAACAGCCCGACGGGCACGGTGGTGACAATTAAATCACCGAGGTGAAACAGCGGGACCTTCTGCCGGCGCGACCACCACCACAAGGCGACGGTCACGCCGACAAACCCCCCATGGCTCGCCATGCCGCCCTCCCACACGCGGAACAGGATGAGCGGATCGTGCAGAAAGGAGTCCGGCTGGTAGAGCAGGAAGTAGCCAAGCCGCCCGCCGACGATAACCCCGAGCACGAGGGCCGTCATCAGGTCGAGGATGGTATTGGTCCCAAAGGGCGAACGCCCGGCCTGATGGTAGCGTTTTAGAAGCCAGCCCGCCCCCCCGAAGCCCGCCAGGTAGGCCAGGCCATACCAGCGGATGCCGAAATTCTCCCCGAAGCGGACGAGGAAGGGGCTGAGGTCGTGGGTCCAGTAGGCGAGGAGCATGATGGAGCACAGAAGACAGAAGACGGAGGACAGAAGACACAAATTCTTTCAGCCCCAGTCGGGTCCGTTAATGACTGCCGCCCGGAGGCAATCTTTCCTTGCCCGGGCCGCGGGCCGCCCGCTTAGTTATGACATGAGTCTTCCCCAGACCACTCCGCTCAACGCCTTCCACCGCCAGCATGGGGGTCGCATGGTGGATTTCGCCGGTTGGGACATGCCGGTCCAATACAAGAGCATCCTCGAGGAGCACAAGGCCGTGCGCACCCGCTGCGGACTCTTCGATGTGAGCCACATGGGCGAGGCGGACGTGAAGGGCCCCGAGGCCCTCAGGTTTCTCCAACACCTGGTCACCAACGACTGCAGCAAGCTTTTCCCGGGGCGCGTCCTTTACACCGTGATGTGCTATCCCCACGGCGGGGTGGTGGACGATTTGCTGGTCTACATGCGCGGCGAGGGCGACTACCTGCTGTGCATCAACGCCGGCAACATCGCCAAGGACATCGCCTGGATGCAGGAGCAGGCGAAGGGCTTCAACTGCACGGTGGTGGACCGCTCGGCGGACTATGCCCAGCTCGCCATCCAGGGGCCGGCGGCCGTAGCGCTCGTCCAGACGCTGACCAAGACCGATCTCGCCGGCATCAAATACTACCATTTTGCGGACGGGGAAGTCGCCGGCGTGAAGTGCATCATCAGCCGCACCGGCTACACCGGCGAGGATGGCGTGGAGCTCTATTGCGCGGCGACCGCCGGCGTGCGGCTGGCCGAGGCGGTGGTCGCGGCCGGCGGCCCGTTCGGCCTCGAACTCACCGGACTGGGGGCGCGCGACTCGCTGCGCCTCGAGGCGGGCTTCCCGCTTTACGGCCACGAGATCACCGACCAGATCACACCCATCACCGCCGGGCTCGGCTGGGTGGTGAAGTTCGACAAGGGGCCGTTCATCGGTTCCGACGTGCTCAAGGCGGAGAAGGAGAAGGGCTCCGCGAAAAAGATCGTGTTCTTCAAGACCGGCGACCGCCGCATCGTGCGCGCCGAGACGCCGGTGCTCAACGCCGCCGGTGCCGTGGTCGGCCGGGTCGTCTCCGGCACGCTGTCACCCATTCTTAACGAAGCCATCGGCTCGGCCCTCGTCGACGCGGCGGCGACCAAGGAGGCGCTCGCGGTCGACATCCGCGGTACGAAACTCAATTTGTCACTGGTCAAGCCCCCCTTCGTGAACCTAAAGAAGAGCTAGGGAGTGTCTTCAACCCCAACCAATACCGGTTTCCTGTCATTCTGAACTAAGTGAAGAATCCATGCTTTCGCTCGCGATATGGCCTTCGCTGCCCTGGATCCTTCGCTCCGCTCAGGATGACAAACCGGGTTTTAAAACACTCCCTGGTTTGACCACGGATTTCACGGATACCACGGATAAAGCCAATGCCGCCCGTATGTCATTCTGAGCGAAGCGAAGAATCCAGGGCAGTTCGCTGCCAGTGGATCCTTCGCGTTGCTCAGGATGACATGGCCCGGGAATCGGTTTTTCATCCGTGACCATCCGTGTGATCCGTGGTTAATAAATTTCCACAAACATTCCCATGAGCAACATCCCCGCTGATCTCCGTTACGCGAAGTCCCACGAATGGCTGAAAGTCGCCGCCGACGGCACGGCCCTGGTCGGCATCACCGACTACGCCCAGGCCAGCCTCGGCGACATCACTTACGCGCAGCTGCCCAAGGTTGGCGCGGCGCTCAAGGCCGGCGAGACCTTCGGGGTCGTCGAGTCGGTCAAGGCCGCCTCGGACGTGTATGCGCCGGTGGCCGGCACGGTGCTGGAGGTCAACAAGGCGCTCGATGCCAATCCGGAAAAGCTGAACCAGTCGCCCTACGGGGAAGCCTGGATCATGAAGCTCAAGCTCGCCAATCCGGGTGACGCGGCCTCGCTGTTGAGTCCGGAAGACTACGGGAAACTTACCGGCTGAGCCGGCACATGCGAATGAGGGTGACGGCATGGCGGCATTTCCTGGCCGGACTGTTGCTGGCCGTGGTCTCCGCGGCATTCGCGGCGGCTCCCGCCACCACCACCCGTGCGGACGAGCTCAAGGTGGCCCAGAACGAGCTGACCGCCCTGCAGGAGCGCTACGGCGACCAGAATCCCCGGCTGGCCGCGGCCCGGCTGCGGGTTGCCGTCTGGCAGCGGCTGGTGAAGGAGGACCGCAAGGAGCCCCTGATCCTGCAGCGCGCCTGGGTCGAGCGCGACGTGCTGCGGCTGCGCTATCTCGAAAAGCATCCCGATTTCATCGCCCAGCAGGCGCGGGTTGCCGCGATGGAGCAGCAATTCAAGGCCGCCCCGGCCAGCCCGGATGTGCTGCTGGAGGCGGTCGGCGAGCTGGCGGCGCTGGGCACGCACTTGGATGAGAGGCACCCGAAATACCAGGACCAGGCGCGCAAGGTGGCGGCCCTGCGCCGATACCTGTTGGGTCCCGGGGCGGAATCATACGACCTGCGGCTCGCGCGAGCCATGCAGGAATATTACGGCGGCCGCTACGACGTGAATCACCCGAAGATGCGGGAGATCGCCGCGCAGATCGCGGAGCTGGAGAAGAAACCATAAGGTCTGCCTTGGAGGCGGGACTATCAGTCCCGCGAGGCATGGGTCTCGTTGCAGGCAACCAGCGGGACTGATAGTCCCGCCTCCACAGAGCTTGGGCCAAAAAAATCGCCGCACGGTGAGGTGCGGCGACGGGGAGGGGAACGGTGGGCCTTACTTGCCCTGTTTGGCGGCCTTCTGGCGGGCGCCGTTGTTCAGGATGCGCTTGCGGAGACGCAGGCTCTTGGGCGTGACCTCGACGAGCTCGTCGGCGGCAATGTATTCAATCGCACGTTCGAGGGAGAGCTTCGACGCCGGCGTCAGACCGGTGGCGACGCCCGAGCCCTGCGAGCGGAAGTTGGTGAGCTGCTTCTCGCGCACGGCGTTGATGGCGATGTCCTCGTTGCGGGGATTCTCGCCGACGATCATGCCTTCATAGACCTGCTCGCCGGGGTTCACGAAGAGCTTGCCGCGCTCCTGGCACATGACCAGGGCGTAGCCGGTGGTCTCGCCGGCCTCGGTCGCGATGAGCGTGCCGGTGATGCGGGTGAGGACCTCGCCGGCGTAGGGGCCGTATTCCTTGAAGAGATGGCTGAGCACGCCGCGGCCGCTGGTGGCGTTGACGACGTCGATTTCCATGCCGATGAGGCCGCGGGTCGTGATGGTCGCCTCGAGCATCGTGGAGTGCGGGAGCTTCTCCATGTTGGTCAGGCGGCCCTTGCGGTTGGCCATGTTCTGCATGATGGCGCCGACGCACTCGTCGGGCACCTCGATCCAGACGGTCTCGTAGGGCTCCAGGCGCTCGCCTTTCTCGCCGGTCTTCTCGATCACCGTCGGGCGGGAGACGAGGAGCTCGAAGCCCTCGCGGCGCATCGTCTCGACGAGCACGGCGACCTGCATGGCGCCGCGGGCCTTGACGTTGAAGATGCCGGCTTTGTCGGAGTCCTCGATGTAGATGGAGACGTTGGTTTTCAGCTCGCGCATCAGGCGCTCGCGCAGCTGGCGCGAGGTGACGAGCTTGCCTTCCTGACCGACGAGCGGGCCGTCGTTGACGCAGAACTGCATCTCAAGGGTCGGCGGGTCGATCTGGGTGAAGGGCAGGGCATGGCCGGCCTCGTCGGCGGTCAGCGTGTCACCGATGTCGACATCCTCGAAGCCCGAGATGCCCACGATGTTGCCGGCGACGGCGGTGTCGGTCTCGCGCGTGCCGAGGCCGGTGAACTCGAAAACCTTGGTGATCTTGGCGCGGACGCGCTTGCCGTCGGTGTGGCGGACGACGAACACGGTCTCGCCGACATTGGCGGTGCCGCCGAGGATCTTGCCGACCGCGATACGGCCGACGTAGTCGCTCCAGTCGATGTTGGAGACGAGCATGTGGAAGGGCTCGCTCGGCTTGGCGAACGGGGGCGGGACATGGTCGAGGATGGTCTGGAAAAGCGGCGCCATGTCCTTCTTCTCCTCGCCGAGGTGATACATCATGTAGCCGTCGCGGCC
Proteins encoded in this region:
- the typA gene encoding translational GTPase TypA; this encodes MNQNIRNIAIIAHVDHGKTTLVDKLLKEGGVYRANQQVEERAMDSMDLEKEKGITIKAKNTSVHWKDKTVNIVDTPGHADFGGEVERALRMVDGVLLVIDAYDGPQAQTRFVLRKALAHGLKVVIVINKIDRENAEPAKMYDKVLELLMELNATEEQFDAPVVYGSGRDGYMMYHLGEEKKDMAPLFQTILDHVPPPFAKPSEPFHMLVSNIDWSDYVGRIAVGKILGGTANVGETVFVVRHTDGKRVRAKITKVFEFTGLGTRETDTAVAGNIVGISGFEDVDIGDTLTADEAGHALPFTQIDPPTLEMQFCVNDGPLVGQEGKLVTSRQLRERLMRELKTNVSIYIEDSDKAGIFNVKARGAMQVAVLVETMRREGFELLVSRPTVIEKTGEKGERLEPYETVWIEVPDECVGAIMQNMANRKGRLTNMEKLPHSTMLEATITTRGLIGMEIDVVNATSGRGVLSHLFKEYGPYAGEVLTRITGTLIATEAGETTGYALVMCQERGKLFVNPGEQVYEGMIVGENPRNEDIAINAVREKQLTNFRSQGSGVATGLTPASKLSLERAIEYIAADELVEVTPKSLRLRKRILNNGARQKAAKQGK
- the trpE gene encoding anthranilate synthase component I, which gives rise to MQVVPTREEFLRLSRQGNVIPVRADLLADLETPVSAYAKLRGTGPAFLLESVEGGENVSRYSFIGCNPRKIFRAQPGDADPLAALQAELAQYQPVAVPGLPPFTGGAVGYLGYEFIHSVEKTVPLAARDELGVPMMWFMLCDSVLAFDRAHQTMRLIVNAHTGTDAGAAYDAACAELQRMQAALARPGALASSTLGDTGPVQVPAGNFTKAAFEKMVDDSKEFIRAGDIFQIVLSQRFSREFRQSPLDLYRALRTVNPSPYMFLLETGDFALVGASPEVHVRLTGRKVEIRPIAGTRPRGKTTPEDLAFERDLLADEKELAEHLMLVDLARNDIGRVCSYGTIQVPEFKTIERYSHVMHIVSQVEGQLAPERSAFDLMRATFPAGTVSGAPKIRAMQLISQMEGTQRGSYAGALGYFSYDGNLDSCITLRTALVKDGRVHIQAGAGIVADSVPAAEYQETINKASALFKAIILADKLSG
- the gcvH gene encoding glycine cleavage system protein GcvH, with protein sequence MSNIPADLRYAKSHEWLKVAADGTALVGITDYAQASLGDITYAQLPKVGAALKAGETFGVVESVKAASDVYAPVAGTVLEVNKALDANPEKLNQSPYGEAWIMKLKLANPGDAASLLSPEDYGKLTG
- the lgt gene encoding prolipoprotein diacylglyceryl transferase produces the protein MLLAYWTHDLSPFLVRFGENFGIRWYGLAYLAGFGGAGWLLKRYHQAGRSPFGTNTILDLMTALVLGVIVGGRLGYFLLYQPDSFLHDPLILFRVWEGGMASHGGFVGVTVALWWWSRRQKVPLFHLGDLIVTTVPVGLFCGRVANFINGELWGKPSRVAWAVLFPASPAPLMPRHPSQLYEAALEGLVLFAFVQWRFWKTDVARQQPGRLSGEFLLAYSLARAVCEIFREPDAALILGLSRGTFYSVFLVAGGFVLIALAARSSQHKA
- the glmS gene encoding glutamine--fructose-6-phosphate transaminase (isomerizing), coding for MCGIVGYIGKQKASAIILEGLKRLEYRGYDSAGIAIQQAGRFEVAKKTGRVEGLIKATPAQKITGTTGIGHTRWATHGGVTDANAHPHVSSDGKIALIHNGVIENYASIKKFLLPKGYTFQSETDTEVLCNLIAYHYQKEPDVKEASRFLESVRKSLRHVEGTYGIAVMCGDCPAEIVSARKGSPLILGVGDGELMLASDVAAIISRTQNVVYLKDGELLHMTAKNFSITTLEAEDVSPVVDKITWKIEDSELNGHAHFMEKEIFEQPAALENTMRGRFSEDGSTAQFGGLNISAVDLRQVDRFHLLACGSAWHACLVTEHLIERFARVPVEVDYASEFRYRNMPLGNNTLFLTVSQSGETIDTLAAMREAKRKGYKVLAINNVVGSSIAREADGGVYQHVGPEIGVASTKAFTSQLLVGAMLALYLGRMRDMSFSDGAEYVKALKGVPDLVRQALEQAPHIKEIARRYAHYHDFLFLGRLSLFPVALEGALKLKEISYIHAEGYPAAEMKHGPIALISEQCPSVFFVPSGEMFNKVVSSMQEIKARKGKIIAVATDKCDLPAGLADEVIRIPECHEAVLPIVATVPVQLLSYYIAVELKRDVDKPRNLAKSVTVE
- the gcvT gene encoding glycine cleavage system aminomethyltransferase GcvT — translated: MSLPQTTPLNAFHRQHGGRMVDFAGWDMPVQYKSILEEHKAVRTRCGLFDVSHMGEADVKGPEALRFLQHLVTNDCSKLFPGRVLYTVMCYPHGGVVDDLLVYMRGEGDYLLCINAGNIAKDIAWMQEQAKGFNCTVVDRSADYAQLAIQGPAAVALVQTLTKTDLAGIKYYHFADGEVAGVKCIISRTGYTGEDGVELYCAATAGVRLAEAVVAAGGPFGLELTGLGARDSLRLEAGFPLYGHEITDQITPITAGLGWVVKFDKGPFIGSDVLKAEKEKGSAKKIVFFKTGDRRIVRAETPVLNAAGAVVGRVVSGTLSPILNEAIGSALVDAAATKEALAVDIRGTKLNLSLVKPPFVNLKKS
- a CDS encoding glucose-1-phosphate adenylyltransferase, with the protein product MAESKKILSVIMGGGRGTRLFPLTKERCKPAVPLAGKYRLVDIPISNCLNSGCNRIFVLSQFLTASLHRHIQKSYQFDPFGGGFIDILSAEQTEKSNAWYEGTADAVRRNLVHFHRHGHDFVLILSGDQLYRMDFSKIVDQHVATGADVTIAAIPFPISKVEGLGLMRVADDLSIAAFVEKPKDPAIIQGLAISPTLQAKLTTTSTEKHCLASMGIYVFSREALRDSLDNNMKDFGKEVIPALLGKKKLFSHIFEGYWEDIGTVKAFFDANLALAQPLPPFNFFDRSAPIYTHPRYLPASKVNKCNIDHVVLGDGCLVTDSTLKHCVIGIRSILGENSHLEDVVMMGADYYQTEKEVLADKAHNRPSIGVGRNCRIHHAIIDKNARIGDGVSLSPAGKADGDYAHGVVIRDGILCVIKGAVIPSGFVL